The region TCACTCGATGAATGTGCAAATGGTAATTACACATCATGGTTGTACAAGTATTCTTAAATTATATCATGCTTCATTACATtcatattgtattttattttattttttagatcTGTGATCCAAGACTAAAGATTCTGAATGTTAATGCCCGGTATCCTGGAGCTCGTAATGATTCGTATATTTGGAGTGCGTCGCCAGTACGACGAATAATGCAGCCGTGGTACGAACGTGGTTAACGCGGGACATTTCTTATTGGTTGGTTTAGATACTAAAAAGATTTAAACGAATATAGATTGAATGCTCAACTGATCTGCAACGAAATTGAGTAGTATTTGCCCCTCGCTGTAATAAATTGCAGGGAAGTTTAGGCTCTGAAGAAATTTTGATTGCCGGTAGCATAATTAAAACAATATTTCACTCTACGATTCTACAACAAATTTCTCATcttaattgatgaataattggCATAGTgatttatgaaataataaatggataataaaaatatcaccatAATCTTCCTTTTGTTATAGGTGATCAGGGCTATCATCTTGAGCCATGGCTAATGACTCCTCTACCAAACGAACAACCCGGAACACCTAGATTTTCATACAACCAAGATTTTTGTGGTGCGAGGAATTGCGTGGAACGCCTCTTTGAAGTTATAAAATCCACCTGGAGATGCCTATCAAAGCACAGAGTTTTGCAGTATGAACCTGGTATGGCAGGAAAAATAGTAAATGCTTGTGCAGTTTTACACAATATGCGTATTCAAAATGGAATCCAAAtggaaataattgatgaaaacgaAATAGTGGGCAATAATCCAATCGTACCCGATGCTGACGATGATGATCTTCGTCCACTGGCTGCTGCACGCCGCGTTCAAGATCGCTTGATTAGACAAAGATATGGCATTTAATCTAAGATCTATTTTATAACGACGTGGCGGTAGGACGCAGTTGTGCTGTTATGCAGAAATATAGTTTTACAACTCCTGAAATTGTACATATTCTCATAAATGAATTATGATAATTGTGAATACGACTAGCTTTTTTTGTACTTTAATGCAAGGAACTCTGAACAATAAATTTGTATCATACATTATATCCTAAATTAATTCTATATTACATATCACAGTGTTGCAGTAGCAATTATGCTAAAACATCCGTTAGTCTTTGGAAGACTTCTATCCTCAAGTCTCGACCGTACATGAACGTGAGAGGCAAGGGGACTCACGAAAAACAAGCACCCCGAAGGGATCAAATCCCCGCCACGTCCACGTCGttggtcaattttaatttccgatCGATTTGAGTACAGTTTCGGGGGGTGCGTTTTAACTCGATTTTAGACACATTCGATATGACGTTTTTCTTGGTGAaagtgattaaaaaatcttcgaaaattaaaaatgagtaACACTGGTGGATGTCACGTAAAGAATATGAGATCAGCTTCAAAATGGTGTCCCGAAAATCGTTTTACGATGAGTTGGTCAGAAGTTGACGcggttcaaagattttttggagttttttacTTCAAACACGACTAGCTCggcgggaaaaaatcgtagggaAACCgcaaaaaaaccatttcaaaggtgagaaaatttcctaTCTTTCAGgcgaaatcaattttcgagaaaaaaaatccttctcTCCGTACATTCGATTCAAGTTTGCATCAAACAAAGAATTTACGCACTGTTCGTTTGAAAGTAGCGCTTCTATGAAACGCGACATGGAAACGGATATCCGCTTCATGGAGCTTGTAGATGACATTGCAAGCTTCAATTTGAATGCCTGTTCGTCCCTGTAAGAGCTTCTGGTTCAAAGATACAGCCGTTTAAAAATTCGCTATTTTTCGCTCAGAGGTTGGGTGTTGCTTTAATTGTTTTGAGGAGTGTATTTTCAGTAAatacgccgtggatcataacagatcgtggccggtcgatgcgatcccctcacctctgctgtggcgctgctgtaaattcgaccagggatattttgcgcgaacctaaatcaaatcgcgcaatgtctacatgctccacttatgaacacggtttgtgtacgtaCTTGGCGGGAGACTCcaccgagtctcttgatttGCACATTGCCTTGACCTATAGAGACAGCATGGATATCAATGCGATTGATTTTTCTGATGAGCCGAAGAACCTGTCCTCAATGATGTCTTTAGGCCGAACACCGATTTAATCTATAAATTATACTGCGAAGAATAGTCTGGAAACtctatttgaaaatgatttaatTGCTCTACGTATTCTACCGACATTACTCGTATTAGTCGATTCGCGAGAACGTAGTctttcaaagttgaaatttatacaaaattaattgcgGTCTAGAATGAGCTAAGAGCCCCTAAATGGCTTGGCCATGACGCGAGGGATGATTTTACCCTAGTTAATTTATCACACACGAGTCTAGTAGTCATGAATGATAAAagataaatgataataaatgaacCATCGGTTGCTGCGTCATCCTAATTATTGTCAAAAACAGTCTAGTCCTAGACTTTGAAGAGAACGCATTTTGCTTTTCGGCGATTTCTTtgcctttttatttcaatgccCATTCTtctgcgttattctttttcaGGAACCCTTTAGTTTATTTGTGTTGACTTCATCCAACGCAACAATATCTATAGAGAAGAAGTTGGGTGCTTTTCTAAAGTAGAACGAAATAACCGATGACTTTGCTAAATTGAAAGCAAAATAATAAAGCGCCCCTCTCCCCCCGCCAATTTCATTCCAACTTCGCAAAGAGGATAAATTAACCTGTACAAAAAGGATTTTGGGCGCCGGACAAAATTCTGACCCTGATCGCGTGGTCAGCCAGAATTCAAGATCCCGAAATCTTCGCCTAATCCCCGAAACCAGCGAGGGCTTCCATCAACTCCGACGCCGACGAGCCAAGGGGCAAGTCAACTCGTCGCCAGTGCCTAGCCACAGTTGTTTTGAACGCTTTTCAagttcaccttttttttttgagtggTGAAAGTTGGGGGAATCCGCTTTTCATCGTTCAAAGTAAGCTCACCAAGATTTTATGTGAAGCCGAAGATAACTCAACAATTTGAAGTATTTGGTTTATCGTTCCGGATCTCCTTTCCGGTCAAGGGATCTCTCTCCGAATAAATTTCCGTAGCGTATCGCATTGCGCTGATTTATCCGAGGGCTGATTCTTTAATTTTCGGAATCATTGGTTATTTGTTATCTCTTTCCCTTATTATTGTCGCCTGATTGCACTTTATTGTAGAATCTCGCACATGATTTGGTTGCTTGTAAgtgattgattattattttcgcatTATTAATTTGTCGGCgtcgttgataaattttttcgagttgtAGCCGTGGGGAAATATCGCATTTATCTTCAAATACTTATTATTTCGACTCGTCACTTCGGTGACATAGTTTTGACTTGTCCACTCTGACATAATCGACGTCTTACGAGACTGATCACAAATTATACGACTGCTTTCCGAAAAAGCGATTACGTTAAATTGTCGACGTCTTTTGTGACTTATTATTGACCAGAATAGTATTCTGAGAATTACGGCTAAAAGTCGTAGAGCATGTtgtatcttacaattagatttaCATTTAACTCTCGTATCTATTAAATATTACATTGTACCGAAACACCCGCTATACATGTAGCGATAAATATTAATCTGACTGACtaaatttttcatgtatttttgaACGTTGTTCACATTGTTTAATTGAATGTAAGGTCTGAAGCCCAGTGATGGAATTCACGGTCTCGTAATTAATTGTAAGGCAAATCCAGCCCCTCTACCTCAAAATGTCATATCTGACCTAACCAAGTTGCCGTCCGTCGCGGATCACTTGAAACTAGCTTGTGATTCCCGCTTTGTTGGAGCATTACGCGACGCTCCAGCGTCTGGCGCTCAATCGAGCAAGTAAGTTGTTTTTGAGTGTTTGTCGTTTGTTGAAAAGAGTACGCGCTCAGGGTATAGTTACGCATCGTTCATCCCTGTCGTTAATTTTCTTGGCGACAAAAATCACACGTCAAATGATATAGGTAAGTACAGCTTGCGCCGAtgctgtaatttttatttgttaattcCGCAGAATTTCGAATTGTGGTAAGAACGATTGCAAGCGAATGGGCTGCGTTGCTAATTGTCAGTATTTCCATATTGATATATTGAACTTCGTTAAAAACCTTAACACTGCATGTATGTATCTTTATTACACATGAGTATAAGCATAAGCATGATATTGACCCTAAGGTTTTGGTCACTACTGTACTGCGCTTTTGCCGAAAATAGTTCGCCAGAACTTTCGATACCCCGCGCGACGCAGTGAAGCTATAGAGGAGTAAGGTACAGAATCTACGAGCGAGAGCAACGATAAATTCTAGAGTAATCCACTGGCAGAGACCGCGTGCGGCTGTGTATTTATAAAGTGCGCGAATATATAAAGAACGGCACCTGCGCGAATTTGACAGTAGTATCGAAATCCACACCCCGTACGACGTACCGTCGTTGCAAAACTGTGCGACCTACATTGAGCAACGTTGCGATTTAGCACGGATCTCGTCAATagccaataataataaaatgtccACTTTACCAGAACTTGTGAGTCTTCAGTTTTTACAATCCTTtgcttttcgaattttgacgATCGTAGTTCACTATTATTTGAACGCAGGTGGTGGCGGAGGTGCCTGGAGGGTCATGCGCAAGCTGTGGGGCAGCAAATGCGAAATTTCAATGTTCCGGATGTTCGAACGTTTCGTACTGTTCCGAGGATCATAGAGCCGATCACTGGCAGAAGCACAAGAATGCTTGCAAATCGTACAAGATTCTACACAACGAGGAAGTCGGCAGGTAACAGTACGGTAcagttataattttatacatattatctgATACTTGATGTGTAATACAAAGTTATACTCGCCCTTCAGAATTCAGTTCGAACTCTTTATACGTATTTACCTACATTTACATACATTGTGCATACGAATGCGATAGAAAAATGGAACCTGTAGCGGGATTCTGTACACGCTTTCGTTAGCTAACGATATCGTTAAGCGCAGTTAACGACAAGTGTCGCTACGAGCGATTCTGTACGTGCAAGTTA is a window of Athalia rosae chromosome 8, iyAthRosa1.1, whole genome shotgun sequence DNA encoding:
- the LOC125502120 gene encoding ankyrin repeat and MYND domain-containing protein 2-like; translated protein: MSTLPELVVAEVPGGSCASCGAANAKFQCSGCSNVSYCSEDHRADHWQKHKNACKSYKILHNEEVGR